One region of Limnospira fusiformis SAG 85.79 genomic DNA includes:
- a CDS encoding Calx-beta domain-containing protein → MENTREILSAIMPEPSDYPNPLPPLGFSGDGSVNPLTAAAQIEAALTQVNQQLTEFVASANFQGDLQTAFGASTDVELGATIIEALTQGETPHLKVLSARAMNGADGAFDSLTGTVYLSDAIIHSEKLVDVITEEFGHYLDSQLNEIDSPGDEGELFMRLVNGEALTEADITGLRNKDDWGFIWVEGEPVAVQMSAPPEFAWTDLLGSGERDEARALTTGRDGSIYVAGYTSGNLDGQRNNGSGDAFITKYQPDGTKAWTRLLGTSSWDEAHALTTGRDGSIYVAGYTNGNLDGQRNSGWVDAFITKYHPDGTKDWTRLLGTSRSDKAYALTTGSDGSIYVAGSTWGNLDGQRNSGGSDAFITRFQPNGTKAWTRLLGTRGWDEANALTTGRDGSIYVAGRTQGDLDGQTNSGSSDAFITRFQPNGTKDWTRLLGTSVRDGGQTLTTGSDGSIYVAGWTQGNLDGQTNSGGGDAFITKYQPNGTKDWTRLLGTRGWGEARALTTGSDGSIYVAGYIYGDLDGQTNSGNEDAFISRFQPDGTKTWTRLLGTSGYDWAEALTTGRDGSIYVAGGTEGNLGGQTNSGGRDAFITKLIVDEEDEDFPQITIADTQLKEGDRGQTNARFVVTLDNPSPERVTVNYATADGTATVRDRDYRRTTGRLIFQPGQTRQVINVPVFGDTKVEPDETFTVNLSNPQNAELGRRRATGTILNDDIIVPQITIADTQVKEGDRGQTNARFVVTLDNPSPERVTVNYATADGTATVRDRDYRRTTGRLVFQPGQTRQFINVPVFGDTKVEPDETFTVNLSNPQNAELGRRRATGTILNDDFPQISIRDTEITEGDRGQTNARFVVTLDNPSPERVTVNYATADGTATVRDRDYRRTTGRLVFQPGQTRQFIDVPVFGDTKVEPDETFTVNLSNPQNAELGRRRAIGTILNDDSEVENNNQQPKPPDNNIFPNAVNLGRLTGQIVRNDHIGFAPGGDRNTEDYYRFLLNREGTVRIILDELMDNANLQLLGSTGDIINQSRNPDIEPEIITERRLEPGTYYVKVFPHLAARTEYRLSLNLI, encoded by the coding sequence ATGGAAAATACCAGAGAAATCTTATCGGCTATAATGCCAGAACCATCGGATTATCCGAATCCCCTACCCCCATTGGGATTCAGCGGTGATGGGTCGGTAAATCCACTGACAGCAGCAGCACAAATCGAGGCGGCATTAACTCAGGTTAACCAACAATTAACTGAGTTTGTCGCCTCGGCGAATTTTCAGGGGGATTTACAAACCGCTTTCGGTGCATCTACGGATGTGGAATTAGGAGCAACTATTATTGAGGCTTTGACTCAGGGAGAAACACCACATCTGAAAGTTCTTTCCGCCAGAGCCATGAATGGTGCGGATGGCGCTTTTGACTCTCTGACGGGTACGGTGTATTTATCGGATGCCATAATTCACAGTGAGAAACTGGTGGATGTGATAACGGAGGAATTTGGGCATTATCTGGATTCTCAGTTAAACGAAATCGACTCCCCAGGAGATGAGGGTGAGTTATTTATGCGCCTGGTGAATGGGGAAGCCTTGACAGAAGCAGATATCACCGGGTTAAGGAATAAAGATGATTGGGGTTTCATCTGGGTAGAAGGAGAACCGGTAGCAGTACAGATGTCCGCGCCGCCAGAGTTCGCCTGGACAGACCTGTTGGGCAGTGGTGAGAGGGACGAGGCTCGTGCCCTGACTACCGGTAGGGATGGGTCCATTTATGTGGCGGGCTATACTTCAGGCAACCTAGATGGACAAAGAAATAATGGTAGCGGTGATGCCTTTATCACCAAGTATCAGCCTGATGGTACTAAAGCCTGGACGCGCCTGTTGGGAACCAGTAGTTGGGACGAGGCTCATGCCCTGACCACCGGTAGGGATGGGTCGATTTATGTGGCGGGCTATACTAATGGCAACCTAGACGGACAAAGAAATAGCGGTTGGGTGGATGCCTTTATCACCAAGTATCACCCTGATGGTACTAAAGACTGGACGCGCCTGTTGGGAACCAGTAGGAGTGACAAGGCTTATGCCCTGACTACCGGTAGTGATGGGTCGATTTATGTGGCGGGCTCTACTTGGGGCAACCTAGATGGACAAAGAAATAGTGGTGGCAGTGATGCCTTTATCACCAGGTTTCAGCCCAATGGCACTAAAGCCTGGACGCGCCTCTTGGGAACCAGGGGTTGGGACGAGGCTAATGCCCTGACCACCGGTAGGGATGGGTCGATTTATGTGGCGGGTAGGACTCAGGGCGACCTAGATGGACAAACCAATAGTGGTAGCAGTGATGCCTTTATCACCAGGTTTCAGCCCAATGGCACTAAAGACTGGACGCGCCTGTTGGGAACCTCGGTGAGGGACGGGGGTCAGACCCTGACCACCGGTAGTGATGGGTCGATTTATGTGGCGGGCTGGACTCAGGGCAACCTAGATGGACAAACCAATAGTGGTGGCGGTGATGCCTTTATTACCAAGTATCAGCCCAATGGCACTAAAGACTGGACGCGCCTATTGGGAACCAGGGGTTGGGGCGAGGCTCGTGCCCTGACCACCGGTAGTGATGGGTCTATTTATGTGGCGGGCTATATTTATGGCGACCTAGATGGACAAACCAATAGTGGTAACGAGGATGCCTTTATCAGCAGGTTTCAGCCTGATGGTACTAAAACCTGGACGCGCCTGTTGGGAACCAGTGGGTATGACTGGGCTGAAGCCCTGACCACCGGTAGGGATGGGTCTATTTATGTGGCGGGTGGGACTGAGGGCAACCTAGGTGGACAAACCAATAGTGGTGGCAGGGATGCCTTTATCACCAAGTTAATTGTTGATGAGGAGGATGAGGATTTCCCCCAAATTACGATCGCAGACACCCAGCTAAAAGAAGGCGATCGCGGTCAGACTAATGCTCGTTTTGTCGTCACATTAGATAATCCTAGCCCGGAGAGAGTAACAGTTAATTATGCTACCGCTGACGGTACAGCTACGGTCAGAGACCGAGACTATCGACGCACCACGGGAAGGCTGATATTTCAACCCGGTCAAACTCGCCAAGTCATTAATGTTCCCGTGTTTGGGGATACTAAAGTCGAACCTGATGAAACCTTTACCGTCAACCTCAGTAACCCTCAAAATGCCGAATTAGGAAGGCGACGTGCTACCGGAACTATTCTGAATGATGATATTATAGTGCCCCAAATTACGATCGCAGACACTCAGGTAAAAGAAGGCGATCGCGGTCAGACTAATGCTCGTTTTGTCGTCACATTAGATAATCCTAGCCCGGAGAGAGTAACAGTTAATTATGCTACCGCTGACGGTACAGCGACGGTCAGAGACCGAGACTATCGACGCACCACGGGAAGGCTGGTATTTCAACCCGGTCAAACTCGCCAATTTATTAATGTTCCCGTGTTTGGGGATACTAAAGTCGAACCTGATGAAACCTTTACCGTCAACCTCAGTAACCCTCAAAATGCCGAATTAGGAAGGCGACGTGCTACCGGAACTATTCTGAATGATGATTTCCCCCAAATCTCTATCAGAGATACGGAAATCACAGAAGGCGATCGCGGTCAGACTAATGCTCGTTTTGTGGTCACATTAGATAATCCTAGCCCGGAGAGAGTAACAGTTAATTATGCTACCGCTGACGGTACAGCTACGGTCAGAGACCGAGACTATCGACGCACGACGGGAAGGCTGGTATTTCAACCCGGTCAAACTCGCCAATTTATTGATGTTCCCGTGTTTGGGGATACTAAAGTCGAACCTGATGAAACCTTTACCGTCAACCTCAGTAACCCTCAAAATGCCGAATTAGGAAGGCGACGTGCTATCGGAACTATTCTGAATGATGATTCCGAGGTGGAGAATAATAACCAACAACCTAAACCACCCGATAATAATATCTTCCCTAATGCAGTAAACCTGGGTAGACTCACCGGACAAATTGTCAGGAATGACCACATTGGTTTTGCACCAGGAGGCGATCGCAATACCGAGGACTATTACCGCTTTCTCCTCAATCGTGAAGGGACTGTCCGAATTATCTTAGATGAACTCATGGACAATGCTAACCTGCAATTGTTGGGTAGTACAGGGGACATAATTAATCAATCCAGAAACCCTGATATTGAGCCAGAAATTATCACCGAACGAAGACTAGAACCGGGAACTTATTATGTCAAGGTATTTCCCCACCTGGCGGCACGCACTGAATACAGGTTAAGTCTTAACTTAATTTAG